A portion of the Pseudomonas sp. PSE14 genome contains these proteins:
- a CDS encoding amino acid permease has protein sequence MSGSPAKRAAGVTDSDAEQLAALGYSSNFERSMSLWENFSLGFTYLSPVVGVYTLFGLCLAAGGPPMFWTYLLIGLGQLLVCLVFCEVVSQFPISGGVYPWARRLVGKRWAWMVGWVYAWALCTSIAGIAVGASPYMAAMLGFEMHGNAAIGIALGLIALSTVLNLSGTKLLARVAMFGFICELGGALLVGGYLLIFERHNDFSVLFNTFDIKVDGSYWPAFLAASLAGLFQYYGFEACGDVAEETPNPGRMIPKTMRMTIYIGGAAAMFACLALILSVPDIQRVINGEDTDPVTTILANAFGPVGSKLVMAVVMVSFVSCVLSLQAAASRLLFAYARDEMIVGSKALSKLNTNHVPAVALVVAGVMPAAIVCLGLFMADAVATIVGFAAIGIYVSFQLIVIAALIARAKGWVPGGQFTLGKWGVLVNVAALVYGVAAITNMVWPRTPDAPWYMNYSMILTTLVVLGAGLLYMLLAKPYDKGTAPAGDAHRISGRQLPARAAGALTEPA, from the coding sequence ATGAGTGGGTCCCCTGCCAAGCGTGCCGCTGGCGTAACCGATTCCGATGCCGAGCAGCTCGCTGCCCTCGGCTACAGCTCCAATTTCGAACGCAGCATGAGCCTGTGGGAGAACTTTTCCCTGGGCTTCACCTACCTGTCGCCTGTCGTGGGCGTCTATACCCTGTTCGGCCTGTGCCTGGCCGCCGGGGGGCCGCCGATGTTCTGGACCTACCTGCTGATCGGCCTGGGTCAGTTGCTGGTGTGCCTGGTGTTCTGTGAGGTGGTCTCGCAGTTCCCGATCTCCGGCGGCGTCTACCCCTGGGCGCGTCGCCTGGTGGGCAAGCGCTGGGCGTGGATGGTCGGCTGGGTGTACGCCTGGGCGCTGTGCACCTCCATCGCCGGCATCGCCGTAGGCGCCAGCCCGTACATGGCGGCCATGCTCGGCTTCGAGATGCACGGCAACGCCGCCATCGGCATCGCCCTGGGCCTGATCGCCCTGTCCACCGTGCTCAACCTGTCCGGCACCAAGCTGCTGGCCCGCGTCGCCATGTTCGGCTTCATCTGCGAACTGGGCGGTGCGCTGCTGGTCGGCGGCTACCTGTTGATCTTCGAGCGCCACAACGACTTCAGCGTGCTGTTCAACACCTTCGACATCAAGGTCGACGGCAGCTACTGGCCGGCCTTCCTCGCCGCGTCGCTGGCGGGGCTGTTCCAGTACTACGGCTTCGAGGCCTGTGGCGACGTCGCCGAGGAAACCCCGAACCCCGGCAGGATGATCCCCAAGACCATGCGCATGACCATTTACATCGGCGGTGCCGCCGCGATGTTCGCCTGCCTGGCGCTGATCCTCTCGGTGCCGGACATCCAGCGCGTGATCAACGGCGAAGACACCGACCCGGTAACCACCATCCTGGCCAACGCCTTCGGACCGGTGGGTTCGAAACTGGTGATGGCGGTGGTGATGGTGTCGTTCGTGTCCTGCGTACTGAGCCTGCAAGCTGCCGCCAGCCGCCTGCTGTTCGCCTATGCCCGTGACGAGATGATCGTCGGCAGCAAGGCCCTGTCCAAGCTCAACACCAACCACGTGCCAGCCGTTGCGCTGGTGGTGGCGGGCGTGATGCCGGCGGCCATCGTCTGCCTGGGCCTGTTCATGGCCGATGCCGTGGCGACCATCGTCGGCTTCGCCGCGATCGGCATCTACGTGTCGTTCCAGCTGATCGTCATCGCCGCGCTGATCGCCCGCGCCAAGGGCTGGGTGCCCGGCGGGCAGTTCACCCTCGGCAAATGGGGCGTGCTGGTGAACGTGGCCGCGCTGGTCTACGGCGTGGCGGCAATCACCAACATGGTGTGGCCGCGCACCCCGGATGCTCCCTGGTACATGAACTACTCGATGATCCTCACCACGCTGGTGGTGCTGGGCGCGGGCCTGCTCTACATGCTGCTGGCCAAGCCCTACGACAAGGGCACCGCGCCGGCCGGCGACGCCCACCGGATCTCCGGCCGCCAACTACCCGCGCGCGCTGCGGGCGCGCTGACCGAACCGGCTTGA
- a CDS encoding DUF3445 domain-containing protein, with amino-acid sequence MTIQFRPDETYRDDYTYANSQECIDRAPWPFPDDEYMYSMNLEPHVSVGNDALRAVFDIDEHYISECRDRAITLEKDPGMHYVSAPHMMEAQWDLLELIMESYAKDYPEYFSLEKDGTRWHWTNKLLNIDDTFTFGDPSTLPYEPMEYVTRQAQGDWVLQEERDGTLYWGAGIATQRADYSLRFNLGMAWHEFHGPVPLVKETGMLDRALKFLLRLRNGHPVRRLNWSLTVNPRLDVSAESLPEWAPDRTTVTAENAGKKVYLRIELQPLHRLPRSNAIVFPIRTYLLSLEDIATNPAWAKRMHRVLKSLNQELVDYKGFTRYRDQAVEWLSQFDDGQ; translated from the coding sequence ATGACCATCCAATTCCGCCCCGACGAAACCTACCGCGACGACTACACCTACGCGAACAGCCAGGAATGCATCGACCGCGCGCCCTGGCCCTTCCCGGACGATGAGTACATGTACTCGATGAACCTGGAGCCGCACGTCAGCGTGGGCAACGATGCCTTGCGCGCGGTGTTCGACATCGACGAGCACTACATCAGCGAGTGCCGCGACCGTGCGATCACCCTGGAGAAGGACCCAGGCATGCACTACGTCTCCGCGCCGCACATGATGGAGGCGCAGTGGGACCTGCTCGAACTGATCATGGAGTCCTACGCCAAGGACTACCCGGAGTACTTCTCCCTGGAGAAGGACGGCACCCGCTGGCACTGGACCAACAAGCTGCTGAACATCGACGACACCTTCACCTTCGGTGATCCGTCGACCCTGCCCTATGAGCCGATGGAGTACGTCACCCGCCAGGCCCAGGGCGACTGGGTCCTGCAGGAAGAGCGCGACGGCACCCTGTACTGGGGCGCGGGCATCGCCACCCAGCGCGCGGACTATTCGCTGCGCTTCAACCTGGGCATGGCCTGGCACGAATTCCACGGCCCGGTGCCGCTGGTGAAGGAAACCGGCATGCTCGACCGTGCGCTGAAGTTCCTGCTGCGCCTGCGCAACGGCCACCCGGTGCGCCGCCTGAACTGGTCGCTGACCGTCAACCCGCGCCTGGACGTGTCCGCCGAGTCCCTGCCCGAGTGGGCGCCGGACCGCACCACGGTGACCGCCGAGAACGCCGGTAAAAAGGTCTACTTGCGCATCGAGCTGCAACCGCTGCACCGTCTGCCGCGCAGCAACGCCATCGTGTTCCCGATCCGCACCTACCTGCTGAGCCTGGAAGACATCGCCACCAACCCGGCGTGGGCCAAGCGCATGCACCGCGTGCTCAAGTCCCTCAACCAGGAACTGGTCGACTACAAGGGCTTCACCCGCTACCGCGACCAGGCCGTGGAGTGGCTCTCGCAGTTCGACGACGGCCAGTAA
- a CDS encoding PAS domain-containing protein has translation MDPLKLLLDRGLLLSDSLTSQGRFIEVSAEQTDQLGYAPGSLDGQGAELIYTADSLNALMQLFANPPADERVQDLELTLIRHNGGLLPVLASGVLQWRDGEPARLHLVKMPLGPISRRLGELQSANEVMSQMLFSARVAYWCIEFAESVDVRETPDEIVRQVFENRSYWRMCNRAMANIYEMPADVDFSEQPVRLYWPRSPANEEFVRRLIEADFHVDGALSVDRRHDGSPAYVENDVRASIHNGRMLRMWGSLRDVSQELRMQHDAEQRIEALRRVFDAVPDAVLVIDEAAQPQWRNAAFEQTFGITRAAGLASTLNRMPLPERTWQVLDLPDQFGNYQSFNSHCSRILIREGVAWRVFVLRQANKATELHP, from the coding sequence AACTGCTGCTGGACAGAGGCCTGCTGCTGTCCGACAGCCTCACGTCCCAGGGACGCTTCATCGAAGTTTCCGCCGAGCAGACCGATCAGCTCGGTTATGCGCCCGGTTCGCTGGATGGCCAGGGCGCCGAGCTGATCTACACCGCCGACTCGCTGAACGCGCTGATGCAGCTGTTCGCCAACCCACCGGCCGATGAGCGCGTACAGGACCTGGAACTGACCCTGATCCGCCACAACGGCGGTCTGTTGCCGGTGCTCGCCAGCGGCGTGCTGCAGTGGCGCGACGGCGAGCCGGCGCGCCTGCACCTGGTGAAGATGCCGCTGGGGCCGATCAGCCGCCGCCTGGGCGAGCTGCAGAGTGCCAACGAAGTGATGAGCCAGATGCTCTTCAGCGCGCGGGTCGCCTACTGGTGCATCGAGTTCGCCGAGTCCGTGGACGTGCGCGAGACGCCCGACGAGATCGTCCGCCAGGTGTTCGAAAACCGCTCCTACTGGCGTATGTGCAACCGCGCCATGGCCAACATCTACGAGATGCCCGCCGACGTCGACTTCAGCGAACAGCCGGTGCGCCTGTACTGGCCGCGCAGCCCGGCCAACGAGGAATTCGTGCGGCGCCTGATCGAGGCGGACTTCCACGTCGATGGCGCGCTGTCGGTGGACCGCCGCCACGACGGCTCGCCTGCCTATGTGGAGAACGATGTGCGCGCCAGTATCCACAACGGCCGCATGCTGCGGATGTGGGGCAGCCTGCGCGACGTCAGCCAGGAACTGCGCATGCAGCACGATGCCGAGCAGCGCATCGAAGCGTTGCGCCGGGTGTTCGACGCGGTGCCCGACGCCGTGCTGGTGATCGACGAGGCGGCCCAGCCGCAATGGCGCAACGCGGCCTTCGAGCAGACCTTCGGCATCACCCGCGCCGCCGGCCTGGCCTCCACACTGAACCGCATGCCCCTGCCCGAGCGCACCTGGCAGGTGCTCGACCTGCCCGACCAGTTCGGCAACTACCAATCCTTCAACAGCCACTGCTCGCGCATCCTCATCCGCGAGGGCGTGGCCTGGCGCGTCTTCGTGCTGCGCCAGGCGAACAAGGCGACGGAGCTGCATCCATGA
- a CDS encoding AEC family transporter, with the protein MSHVLSVVLPIFALILVGWLCRRTNRLGPQAASEINRLVVWLCLPALLFKVTATATWAEIWQPGFLAAFTGGCLLVFFATLAWRLIQGRPLPAASIDGLSASYANTGYMGIPLCLLVFGQDGLEPALIASLLVVCVLFAISVVFIEVGLQTEKHIGRAVWVVTKALGKNPLVVSPIIGGLWAASGIGLPTPLLHFLDMLAAATTPCALVSLGLFLAQKQEGEQVGAWPLVMIKLIGQPLLTGFLAYKVFDLPPLWADSALLLSALPTGTGPFMLAEYYQREAAVVSRSILVSTLGSLVTLSLCLLWIAR; encoded by the coding sequence ATGTCCCACGTGCTGTCCGTCGTCCTGCCGATCTTCGCGCTGATCCTGGTGGGCTGGCTGTGCCGGCGCACCAACCGCCTCGGCCCGCAGGCGGCGTCGGAGATCAACCGGCTGGTGGTCTGGCTGTGCCTGCCGGCGCTGCTGTTCAAGGTCACCGCCACCGCGACCTGGGCGGAAATCTGGCAGCCGGGCTTCCTCGCTGCCTTCACCGGTGGTTGCCTGCTGGTGTTCTTCGCCACCCTCGCCTGGCGTCTGATACAGGGCCGCCCGCTACCGGCGGCGAGCATCGACGGACTCAGCGCGTCCTACGCCAACACCGGCTACATGGGCATCCCCCTGTGCCTGCTGGTGTTCGGCCAGGACGGCCTGGAGCCGGCGCTGATCGCCTCCTTGCTGGTGGTCTGCGTGCTGTTCGCCATCTCGGTGGTGTTCATCGAAGTCGGCCTGCAGACCGAGAAGCACATCGGCCGCGCCGTGTGGGTGGTGACCAAGGCGCTGGGCAAGAACCCGCTGGTGGTGTCGCCGATCATCGGCGGGCTGTGGGCGGCCAGTGGCATCGGCCTGCCGACGCCGCTGCTGCATTTCCTCGACATGCTCGCCGCCGCCACCACGCCCTGTGCGCTGGTGTCGCTGGGGCTGTTCCTGGCGCAGAAACAGGAAGGCGAACAGGTCGGCGCCTGGCCGCTGGTGATGATCAAGCTGATCGGCCAGCCGCTGCTCACCGGCTTCCTCGCCTACAAGGTCTTCGACCTGCCGCCGCTGTGGGCGGACTCCGCGCTGCTGCTCAGCGCGCTGCCCACCGGCACCGGGCCGTTCATGCTCGCCGAGTATTACCAGCGCGAGGCGGCGGTGGTGTCCCGGAGCATTCTGGTGTCGACCTTGGGATCATTGGTGACGCTCTCGCTGTGCCTGCTGTGGATCGCCAGATAG
- a CDS encoding PDR/VanB family oxidoreductase, with protein sequence MSQSNGTLNVRVTRIEQVTPEIKRFTLASTDGAHLTPFSGGSNVVVLMPHATGTYRNAYSLMSSPYDASAYQIAVRRVEEGRGGSKYMHDVVQEGDELEILRPVNLFPLSKHARLHLFIAGGVGITPVCSQLAELRLRGTPFEVHLAVRGDAHARLGEELRQEYGDAVRLYRDDRGERLNIAEVLADRPLGSDVYVCGPEGMIQATIDAAHAHGWTDSHIHYERFLEQGSVGEAFQVTLARSGATIQVSPDQSLLEAAEAAGHEIPYLCRGGACGMCETNVLELDGEILHTDDWLSDEDKAANKKIMPCVSRAKCSRLVIDC encoded by the coding sequence ATGAGCCAGTCCAACGGAACCCTCAACGTCCGCGTCACCCGCATCGAGCAGGTGACCCCGGAGATCAAGCGCTTCACCCTGGCCTCCACCGACGGCGCTCATCTGACGCCGTTCTCCGGCGGCAGCAACGTCGTGGTGCTGATGCCCCACGCGACCGGCACCTACCGCAACGCCTACTCGCTGATGAGTTCGCCCTACGACGCCAGCGCCTACCAGATCGCCGTGCGCCGCGTGGAAGAAGGTCGTGGCGGCTCGAAGTACATGCACGACGTGGTGCAGGAAGGCGACGAGCTGGAAATCCTGCGCCCGGTGAACCTGTTCCCGCTGAGCAAGCACGCGCGCCTGCACCTGTTCATCGCCGGCGGCGTGGGCATCACCCCGGTGTGCTCGCAACTGGCCGAACTGCGCCTGCGCGGCACGCCCTTCGAAGTGCACCTGGCGGTGCGCGGCGACGCCCATGCGCGCCTGGGCGAAGAACTGCGGCAGGAATACGGCGACGCCGTGCGCCTGTACCGCGACGACCGTGGCGAGCGCCTGAACATTGCCGAAGTGCTGGCCGACCGGCCGCTGGGCAGCGACGTCTACGTCTGCGGCCCCGAGGGCATGATCCAGGCGACGATCGACGCCGCCCACGCCCACGGCTGGACCGACAGCCACATCCACTATGAGCGCTTCCTCGAACAGGGCAGCGTCGGCGAGGCGTTCCAGGTCACCCTGGCGCGCAGCGGCGCGACCATCCAGGTGTCGCCCGACCAGAGCCTGCTGGAGGCCGCCGAGGCCGCTGGCCACGAGATCCCGTACCTGTGCCGCGGCGGCGCTTGCGGCATGTGCGAGACCAACGTCCTGGAGCTGGACGGAGAAATCCTCCACACCGACGACTGGCTGTCCGACGAGGACAAGGCCGCCAACAAGAAAATCATGCCCTGCGTGTCGCGTGCCAAGTGCTCGCGGCTGGTCATCGACTGCTGA
- a CDS encoding sigma 54-interacting transcriptional regulator: MSEEGFFASPRMGMRSSVSASGEMLSALLETPALHALLDSFSEALIVCDGDSRVRFINLAAERVNRVTRVDVLGLPDVDFFQRSALQFDDFQQALRRGGKSALTRSRDGRVFLTRAQAVPTTAYEKPYCLLIQREYEPGTAGSLRSPSGRASTTDLSGLGDPQDNALHMSPLLSSIADMGVRAFRRRARLLLLGEPGVGKTAIARHIHRAAGWGDRPFIDVNCASIPDTLFESEMFGYERGAFTGALQSGKRGYIESASGGTLFLDEIGEIPLQVQAKLLKFLEDGTIQPVGSPLSKQVQVQVIAATNKDLRAQVAAGEFRADLYYRLAVLPVEIPPLRAHRDDLPVLMDILLARINRDRQPLLRLSSACRERLLAYDFPGNIRELVNIFERLAVLADDVAEELHLPPELLGAPPAGSPVAADEPAAAIDDQPLKAQVQRYERQVILRAVRLCGSKRKAAIHLGIDVGTLIRKLQRDE; this comes from the coding sequence ATGAGCGAAGAAGGTTTCTTCGCGTCCCCGCGCATGGGCATGCGCTCCTCGGTCAGCGCCTCCGGGGAGATGCTTTCCGCGCTGTTGGAGACGCCGGCGCTGCATGCCCTGCTGGACAGCTTCAGCGAGGCGCTGATCGTCTGCGACGGCGACTCGCGGGTGCGCTTCATCAACCTTGCCGCGGAGCGGGTCAACCGCGTCACCCGCGTCGATGTGTTGGGCCTGCCGGACGTGGATTTCTTCCAGCGCTCCGCGCTGCAGTTCGACGATTTCCAGCAGGCCCTGCGGCGCGGCGGCAAGAGTGCGTTGACCCGCTCCCGCGATGGCCGGGTGTTCCTCACCCGGGCCCAGGCGGTACCGACGACGGCCTACGAGAAGCCCTACTGCCTGCTGATCCAGCGCGAATACGAGCCGGGCACGGCGGGCAGCCTGCGCAGCCCTTCCGGGCGCGCCTCGACCACCGACCTGTCGGGCCTGGGCGACCCGCAGGACAACGCCCTGCACATGTCGCCGCTGCTCTCCTCCATCGCCGACATGGGCGTACGCGCCTTCCGCCGCCGCGCGCGCCTGCTGCTGCTCGGCGAGCCCGGCGTGGGCAAGACCGCCATCGCCCGGCACATCCACCGCGCCGCCGGCTGGGGCGACCGGCCCTTCATCGACGTGAACTGCGCGAGCATCCCGGACACCCTCTTCGAATCGGAGATGTTCGGCTACGAACGCGGCGCCTTCACCGGCGCGTTGCAGTCGGGCAAGCGCGGCTATATCGAGAGCGCCTCCGGCGGCACGCTGTTCCTCGACGAGATCGGCGAAATCCCGTTGCAGGTGCAGGCCAAGCTGCTCAAGTTCCTGGAGGACGGCACCATCCAGCCGGTGGGTTCGCCGTTGTCCAAGCAGGTCCAGGTGCAGGTGATCGCCGCCACCAACAAGGACCTGCGCGCCCAGGTGGCGGCCGGCGAATTCCGCGCCGACCTCTACTACCGCCTGGCCGTGCTGCCGGTGGAAATCCCGCCGCTGCGCGCCCACCGCGACGATCTGCCGGTGCTGATGGACATCCTCCTGGCGCGCATCAACCGCGACCGCCAGCCGCTGCTGCGGTTGTCCTCGGCGTGCCGGGAGCGCCTGCTGGCCTACGACTTCCCCGGCAACATCCGCGAGCTGGTGAACATCTTCGAGCGCCTCGCCGTGCTGGCCGACGACGTGGCGGAAGAGCTGCACCTGCCGCCGGAACTGCTCGGCGCGCCGCCGGCCGGCAGTCCCGTCGCCGCCGACGAACCGGCTGCGGCCATCGACGATCAGCCACTCAAGGCCCAGGTGCAGCGCTACGAGCGCCAGGTCATCCTGCGCGCCGTGCGCCTGTGCGGCAGCAAGCGCAAGGCGGCGATCCACCTGGGTATCGACGTCGGCACCTTGATCCGCAAGTTGCAGCGGGACGAGTGA
- a CDS encoding dimethylamine monooxygenase subunit DmmA family protein: MLITGIKSRPVYDQLRPLAGGHHHIIAGQGSGGAAMLRLLADMPRTAPIRVLYSTETFSGQDHLAALRDITDVELAIYPSNRALVDDLHALLGQSRMGTRLYLAGSESFIGTAMQAADAINLNKDEVLREHAGSFVRRVWCVHCDGYTENVTQRVFECPHCARTLVVRDHYSRRLAAFQAVKADAEVPGELPEAEELDT; this comes from the coding sequence ATGCTCATCACAGGTATCAAGAGCCGGCCGGTCTACGACCAGTTGCGCCCGCTCGCTGGTGGCCATCACCACATCATCGCCGGCCAGGGCAGCGGCGGCGCCGCCATGCTCCGCCTGCTCGCCGACATGCCGCGCACAGCGCCCATCCGCGTGCTGTATTCCACCGAGACTTTCTCCGGCCAGGATCACCTCGCCGCGCTGCGCGACATCACCGACGTGGAGCTGGCGATCTACCCGAGCAACCGCGCGCTGGTCGATGACCTGCACGCCCTGCTGGGCCAGTCGCGCATGGGCACCCGCCTGTATCTGGCCGGCTCGGAAAGCTTCATCGGCACCGCCATGCAGGCCGCCGACGCGATCAACCTGAACAAGGACGAGGTGCTGCGCGAACACGCCGGCTCCTTCGTACGTCGCGTCTGGTGCGTGCACTGCGACGGCTACACCGAGAACGTCACCCAGCGCGTCTTCGAGTGTCCGCACTGCGCCCGCACCCTGGTGGTCCGCGACCACTACTCCCGCCGCCTCGCGGCCTTCCAGGCGGTGAAGGCCGACGCCGAAGTCCCCGGCGAACTGCCCGAAGCCGAGGAGCTCGACACATGA